The genomic region CCTTATCTATGTTCTTAGAGGTCTCCCCCAGGTACTGGGAAGTAATCATGGACAGCTTGACCTCAAGGAAGGGAAGCTTCAGCCTGGCGGACATGGCCCTCGCCGTGGAAGTCTTGCCCGTGCCCGGCGGCCCGACGAACAATAGCTTGCCTATCTCACGGAGTCCTATTTTCCTGAGGTAGTCTCGATACTGGATGGCCTTAACGATCTTCTCGACCTCTGCCTCCTGCTCCGCGGTGAGGATGATGTCGTCTAGCTTCTGGCCTATCTCCTCAGGGGCGAGGATGTGGACAAGCTTGAGCATGTCCATGGATTCGGCGCCCTCGTCGGCTATGCTCTTGCTCAGGCCGTCAATCCACTCCCTTCCCGACTCCTTGGTCGGGTTCCTGGCCCTTACCTCCTTATAGTCTACGTTGAAGTTCCCGTAATTCTGGTAATAATATGCCAGCACGGGGTTGTTGTTTATGCGGTCGATGACGTCCTTCTTGGCAAACCACTTCGTGCCCAGGTCTAACACGGTCAAGGTATAGATGGAGCCAAACTCGTCGAAGTTGACGAAGGGCAGCGAGGACATGATGTCCTTAGCATTATCGAGGCCGTAGATGGCCTTGATGTCTGACTCTACCACCTTTATGGGCCTGTTGACCTTCTTCTGCTTGGCGTCCCAGTAGTGCTTCCTTATCCTGGGAGGCAGGTCGTCTTCGTCCAGGTTATTGGAGTTATTGTATATCTCTGCCGTTAGCAATAGCTCCAGGACGTCGAGCACTGCGTTCCCGTTGATGTTTGCCATGTTTACCTTCTCACTTCGATTGGTTGATTTTAATTATAGACCTAGTTCATAAATTCTTTTAAAATATAAATCTTTTGGAGGGTGGTCTTATCAGAGGATGGCCATGCTTATTATCTGTGTGAGTATGTCGCCGTATGCGATAGCCGCCACGAATCCCGCAGTTATTGGTATGAGGAAAGGTATCTTGGGCGTGACCCAGACCCGCTCTCCTATCCTGCCCTCCTTCTTCCACTTTAGCAGGTCATCATAGGCCTTATCATCTATTTCGACGCCCCCCAGGGCGCGCTTCTTTTTGATCCGCCCCTCTTCATCGGAGTAGCGGTGCATGAGCCTAACGTATTTACCTTTCAGGCCTTCAATACGCGTCATATAGCCCATGAAAGAGTTAAAAGGATTTGAGGCAAGCTCGCTTAAGGGCACGTTAAAGAGGTTATATATAAAGACGGCGATGGGCACGGCCAGGTTAAGGACGAGCGCGTTGCCGAACACGGCGAGGCCGAAGAAGAGGGACCTCGTGACGTCGGAGATTGGCAATGAAAGGCCTAGGAGGCCGATATGCGGGTAATATGGGAATAAGATGGCGATCGCTATGAGGGCCTTCGCATCCGCCCCGCCGAGGCCTGCCATGCCGAAGTGCTGGAAGAGGTAGTATAAAAAGTATACAAGGACGAATATGAAGGCGACGCCAAAAGCCCATGAATACATGAGAAAGACGTTGAAATTTGAGATGTATAGCTCTATGAGGCCCAGGATGATGCCGATGCCGCCCAGGAT from Methanocella conradii HZ254 harbors:
- a CDS encoding A24 family peptidase C-terminal domain-containing protein, whose protein sequence is MLDWHTMNLLNIIRVAACLLILGYSCVTDWKVRRAPNQLWYILGGIGIILGLIELYISNFNVFLMYSWAFGVAFIFVLVYFLYYLFQHFGMAGLGGADAKALIAIAILFPYYPHIGLLGLSLPISDVTRSLFFGLAVFGNALVLNLAVPIAVFIYNLFNVPLSELASNPFNSFMGYMTRIEGLKGKYVRLMHRYSDEEGRIKKKRALGGVEIDDKAYDDLLKWKKEGRIGERVWVTPKIPFLIPITAGFVAAIAYGDILTQIISMAIL
- a CDS encoding ATP-binding protein produces the protein MANINGNAVLDVLELLLTAEIYNNSNNLDEDDLPPRIRKHYWDAKQKKVNRPIKVVESDIKAIYGLDNAKDIMSSLPFVNFDEFGSIYTLTVLDLGTKWFAKKDVIDRINNNPVLAYYYQNYGNFNVDYKEVRARNPTKESGREWIDGLSKSIADEGAESMDMLKLVHILAPEEIGQKLDDIILTAEQEAEVEKIVKAIQYRDYLRKIGLREIGKLLFVGPPGTGKTSTARAMSARLKLPFLEVKLSMITSQYLGETSKNIDKVFELAKKLSPCILFIDEFDFVAKTRTSDEHAAIKRAVNTLLKCIDEISLVNDGVLLIGATNHPKLLDNAVWRRFDEIVMFPLPDREMRKKIFELVLKPIDGKFDIDALADRTENYAGSDLRLIVREAVLNALTEDRTKLTQEDMLRAVKQFEERINLRLHDDQSM